A genome region from Pseudomonas sp. N3-W includes the following:
- a CDS encoding transglycosylase SLT domain-containing protein: MRSRLFSLFSCLLLSATAVQSAQAVDLSTQRQYYDEAKRALAKGDTGPYFQYSQALSDYPLEPYLAYDELTARLKTASNEEIEKFLAEHGDLPQANWMKLRWLRWLADRADWATFVKYYDPDMNFTELDCLNAQYQISHDKKAEGYANAEKLWLTGKSQPASCDALFGMWASEGQLTEQKRWERTKLAAQARNYPLANSLVNGLTTLAPRGRLLVDVAQKPELLNQPSRFIPADEAMSDIVSLGLRRLARQDPDKAMDLLDGYASSMHFSRDEKVAIAREIGLTLARRYDPRALDVMTKYDPELRDNTVSEWRMRLLLRLARWDDAYQLVRRLPQDLATTNRWRYWQARSLELAQPQNPQAQVLYKTLAKERDFYGFLAADRSQAPYSLVNKPLVLSQATINKVRNTPGIRRALEFHARGQVVDGRREWYYVSRHFNRDEMVAQAKLAYDLKWYFPAIRTISQAQYWDDLDIRFPMAHRDTLVREAKVRGLHSSWVFAITRQESAFMDDARSGVGASGLMQLMPGTAKETARKFSIPLASPQQVLDPDKNIQLGAAYLSQVHSQFNGNRVLASAAYNAGPGRVRQWLRGADHLSFDVWVESIPFDETRQYVQNVLSYSVIYGQKLNSPQPLVDWHERYFDDQ; this comes from the coding sequence ATGCGCAGTCGCCTTTTCAGTCTTTTTTCATGTTTGCTTCTTTCGGCCACTGCCGTTCAATCCGCCCAGGCGGTGGACCTGTCCACCCAGCGCCAGTATTACGATGAGGCCAAGCGCGCCCTGGCCAAGGGTGACACTGGCCCGTACTTTCAATACAGCCAGGCCCTCAGCGATTATCCGCTGGAACCGTACCTGGCCTATGACGAACTGACCGCGCGCCTGAAAACCGCGAGCAACGAGGAAATCGAAAAGTTCCTCGCCGAACACGGTGACCTGCCGCAAGCCAACTGGATGAAACTGCGCTGGTTGCGCTGGCTGGCCGATCGTGCCGACTGGGCGACCTTCGTCAAGTATTACGATCCCGATATGAATTTTACCGAGCTGGACTGCCTCAATGCGCAGTACCAGATCAGTCATGACAAGAAGGCCGAAGGCTATGCCAACGCCGAAAAACTCTGGCTGACCGGTAAATCGCAACCCGCCTCCTGCGACGCGCTGTTCGGCATGTGGGCCTCCGAAGGCCAATTGACCGAACAGAAACGCTGGGAACGCACCAAGCTCGCCGCACAGGCGCGCAACTATCCGCTGGCCAATAGCCTGGTGAACGGCCTGACCACCCTCGCCCCACGCGGTCGCCTGCTGGTGGATGTGGCGCAGAAACCGGAACTGCTGAACCAGCCTTCGCGCTTCATCCCGGCCGACGAAGCGATGTCCGACATCGTCAGCCTCGGCTTGCGCCGCCTGGCCAGGCAGGACCCGGACAAGGCCATGGACCTGCTCGACGGTTACGCCAGCAGCATGCACTTCTCCCGTGACGAAAAAGTGGCAATCGCCCGGGAAATCGGCCTGACGCTTGCGCGCCGCTATGATCCACGGGCCCTGGACGTGATGACCAAGTACGACCCGGAACTGCGCGACAACACGGTGTCCGAATGGCGCATGCGCCTATTGCTGCGCCTGGCACGCTGGGACGATGCCTATCAACTGGTCCGTCGCCTGCCGCAAGACCTGGCCACCACCAACCGCTGGCGCTACTGGCAGGCCCGCAGCCTGGAACTGGCGCAACCGCAGAACCCGCAAGCACAAGTGCTGTACAAGACCCTCGCCAAGGAGCGCGACTTCTATGGCTTCCTCGCCGCCGATCGCTCACAGGCGCCGTATTCGCTGGTGAACAAACCGCTGGTGCTGAGCCAGGCCACCATCAACAAGGTGCGTAATACCCCAGGCATACGCCGCGCACTGGAATTCCACGCCCGCGGGCAAGTGGTCGATGGTCGTCGCGAATGGTATTACGTCAGCCGGCACTTCAACCGTGACGAAATGGTCGCTCAGGCGAAACTGGCTTACGACCTGAAATGGTATTTCCCGGCAATCCGCACCATCAGCCAGGCGCAGTACTGGGACGACCTGGACATCCGTTTCCCGATGGCCCATCGCGACACACTGGTGCGCGAAGCCAAGGTGCGTGGCCTGCATTCGAGCTGGGTGTTTGCCATCACGCGCCAGGAAAGCGCCTTCATGGATGACGCTCGTTCCGGTGTCGGCGCCAGCGGCCTGATGCAATTGATGCCAGGCACCGCCAAGGAAACCGCCCGCAAGTTCAGCATTCCCCTGGCGTCGCCACAACAGGTGCTGGACCCGGACAAGAACATCCAGCTCGGCGCCGCTTACCTGAGCCAGGTGCACAGCCAGTTCAACGGCAACCGCGTCCTCGCCTCCGCCGCCTACAACGCCGGCCCCGGTCGCGTGCGTCAATGGCTGCGCGGCGCCGACCACCTGAGCTTCGACGTGTGGGTGGAAAGCATCCCGTTCGACGAAACGCGCCAATATGTGCAAAACGTGCTGTCGTACTCGGTGATCTACGGGCAGAAGCTGAACTCGCCACAACCGCTGGTGGATTGGCATGAGCGGTATTTTGATGATCAATGA
- a CDS encoding ATP-binding cassette domain-containing protein: MTLLKFSDVSLAFGAMPLLDKVSWQIARGERVCIIGRNGTGKSSMMKLVKGDQKPDDGSVWRAPGLKIGELPQELPVADERTVFDVVAEGLDGVGELLAQYHHLSQNIVTDADLDKLMHVQHDLEARDGWRLQQLVDSTLSRLQLPADKTLAELSGGWRRRVLLAQALVSEPDLLLLDEPTNHLDIGAIAWLEEALKDFQGAVLFITHDRSFLQNLATRILELDRGGLIDWNGDYASFLVHKEATLAAEETANALFDKKLAQEEVWIRQGIKARRTRNEGRVRALKALRVERSERRERTGKANIQLDTADKSGKQVMVLENVSFAHPGGPFLIKDFSMVLTRGDRIGLLGANGTGKTTLLKLMLSGLQPTSGKVEEGTRIDVAYFDQLRHQLDLEKTVIDNVAEGRDFIDIDGQSRHVLSYLGDFLFSPQRARTPVKALSGGERARLLLAKLFSKPANLLVLDEPTNDLDVETLELLEEVLLTFNGTVLMVSHDRAFLDNVVTSTLVFEGEGKVREYVGGYQDWLRQGGSPRLLGVTESKSGKADLTSAVVTAEPAPVVAAAAAPAARKKLSYKLQRELEALPGDIDAKEKQIAAVEAEMADGGFYQRPAADTAKVIAQLEQLQAELDVLVERWAELDA, translated from the coding sequence ATGACCCTGCTCAAATTCAGCGATGTGTCCCTTGCGTTCGGCGCTATGCCGTTGTTGGACAAGGTGTCCTGGCAGATCGCCCGTGGCGAGCGGGTGTGCATCATCGGCCGTAATGGCACTGGCAAGTCCAGTATGATGAAGCTCGTCAAGGGCGACCAGAAGCCCGATGACGGCTCGGTTTGGCGCGCACCTGGCCTCAAGATAGGCGAATTGCCGCAAGAATTGCCGGTGGCCGACGAGCGGACGGTGTTCGACGTGGTCGCCGAAGGCCTGGACGGTGTTGGCGAGTTGCTCGCGCAGTATCACCACCTGAGCCAGAACATAGTCACCGACGCCGATCTGGACAAGCTGATGCATGTCCAGCACGACCTCGAAGCCCGCGACGGCTGGCGTTTGCAGCAACTGGTAGATAGCACCTTGAGCCGTCTGCAGTTGCCGGCCGACAAGACCCTCGCCGAATTGTCCGGCGGCTGGCGTCGTCGCGTCCTGCTGGCCCAGGCTCTGGTTTCCGAGCCGGACCTGCTGCTGCTCGACGAACCGACCAACCACCTGGACATTGGCGCCATTGCCTGGCTTGAAGAGGCGCTGAAGGATTTCCAGGGCGCCGTGCTGTTCATCACGCACGACCGTTCTTTCCTGCAGAACCTGGCCACCCGCATCCTCGAACTGGATCGTGGCGGCCTGATCGACTGGAACGGCGACTACGCCAGTTTCCTCGTCCACAAAGAGGCCACCCTGGCCGCTGAAGAAACCGCCAACGCGCTGTTCGACAAGAAACTCGCCCAGGAAGAAGTCTGGATTCGCCAGGGCATCAAGGCGCGCCGTACCCGTAACGAAGGTCGTGTTCGCGCTTTGAAAGCCCTGCGCGTCGAGCGCAGCGAACGTCGTGAGCGCACCGGCAAGGCCAACATCCAGCTGGACACCGCCGACAAGTCCGGCAAGCAGGTCATGGTCCTCGAGAACGTGAGTTTCGCGCATCCGGGCGGCCCGTTCCTGATCAAGGATTTCTCGATGGTCCTGACGCGAGGCGACCGTATCGGTCTGCTCGGCGCCAACGGTACCGGCAAGACCACGTTGCTGAAACTGATGCTCAGCGGTCTGCAACCTACCAGCGGCAAAGTGGAAGAGGGCACACGCATCGACGTGGCGTACTTCGACCAGTTGCGTCACCAGCTGGATCTGGAAAAAACCGTGATCGATAACGTGGCCGAAGGTCGCGACTTTATTGATATCGACGGTCAGAGCCGTCACGTGCTGAGCTACCTCGGCGACTTCCTGTTCAGCCCGCAGCGTGCCCGCACGCCGGTCAAGGCGCTGTCGGGTGGGGAGCGTGCCCGTCTGTTGCTGGCCAAGTTGTTCAGCAAGCCGGCCAACCTGCTGGTACTCGACGAACCGACCAACGACCTCGACGTGGAAACACTCGAACTGCTGGAAGAGGTCTTGCTGACCTTCAACGGCACCGTGCTGATGGTCAGCCACGACCGGGCGTTCCTCGACAACGTGGTGACGAGCACCCTGGTCTTCGAAGGTGAAGGCAAGGTTCGCGAATACGTCGGTGGTTATCAGGACTGGCTGCGTCAGGGCGGCTCGCCGCGCCTGTTGGGCGTGACCGAGAGCAAGTCCGGCAAGGCCGACCTGACCTCGGCGGTCGTGACCGCCGAGCCGGCCCCGGTGGTCGCGGCAGCCGCTGCACCGGCTGCCAGGAAGAAGCTGAGCTACAAGCTGCAGCGTGAGCTGGAAGCCTTGCCAGGCGACATCGATGCCAAGGAAAAGCAGATTGCAGCCGTGGAAGCCGAGATGGCGGATGGCGGTTTCTATCAGCGTCCTGCGGCTGACACCGCCAAAGTGATTGCTCAGCTTGAGCAGTTGCAGGCTGAGCTGGACGTGTTGGTGGAGCGTTGGGCCGAGCTGGATGCCTGA
- a CDS encoding universal stress protein, with protein MPYHHILVAVDLTEECDPVIHRARELSVSNGAKLSLVHIVEPMAMAFGGDVPMDLSQLQQQQFDQAKERLERLILKYPELTKEYSHLTYGQPRQEIHHLAKEQTCDLIVVGSHGRHGLALLLGSTANDVLHGAPCDVLAVRLIKN; from the coding sequence ATGCCCTACCACCATATTCTGGTCGCCGTAGATCTAACCGAAGAGTGCGATCCTGTTATCCACCGCGCTCGCGAGCTGTCGGTCAGCAATGGCGCCAAATTGTCGCTGGTGCATATCGTCGAACCGATGGCCATGGCCTTTGGCGGCGACGTGCCGATGGACCTGTCCCAGCTGCAGCAGCAACAGTTCGACCAGGCCAAGGAGCGTCTTGAGCGGTTGATCCTCAAGTACCCGGAACTCACCAAGGAGTACAGCCACCTGACCTATGGCCAGCCGCGACAGGAGATTCATCACCTGGCCAAGGAACAGACCTGCGACCTGATCGTGGTGGGCAGTCATGGTCGGCATGGCCTGGCGCTCTTGCTGGGCTCCACCGCCAACGACGTGCTGCATGGTGCACCTTGCGATGTGCTGGCGGTACGCCTGATCAAAAACTGA